The Georgenia faecalis genome includes a window with the following:
- a CDS encoding ROK family protein has product MTSGPTTLAVDCGGGGLKASVLDAAGTMHAQPVRARTPYPLPPDRLVAAVASLADQLPPADRVTVGMPGMLRHGVVVATPHYVTRAGPRTRVLPELVEAWAGFDMRGALEQGLGMPALVLNDAEVHGAGVVAGAGLEMVLTLGTGLGNAVFDGGVLAPHAELSQATVRWGLTYDDYIGEHERLRLGDAMWSRRARRVVEALRPMYLWDRLYLGGGNSRRISPQVSTRLGDDVVIVPNSAGIVGGVRAWELAAR; this is encoded by the coding sequence GTGACCTCCGGCCCCACCACCCTCGCCGTCGACTGCGGCGGCGGCGGGCTCAAGGCCTCCGTCCTCGACGCGGCCGGCACCATGCACGCCCAGCCGGTGCGGGCGCGCACGCCCTACCCGCTGCCGCCGGACCGCCTCGTCGCCGCCGTCGCCTCCCTCGCCGACCAGCTCCCCCCGGCCGACCGCGTCACCGTCGGCATGCCGGGCATGCTGCGGCACGGCGTCGTCGTCGCGACGCCGCACTACGTCACCCGCGCGGGCCCGCGCACCCGGGTCCTGCCCGAGCTCGTCGAGGCGTGGGCGGGCTTCGACATGCGGGGCGCCCTCGAGCAGGGCCTCGGGATGCCGGCGCTCGTCCTCAACGACGCCGAGGTCCACGGCGCCGGCGTGGTGGCCGGCGCGGGCCTGGAGATGGTCCTCACCCTGGGCACCGGCCTGGGCAACGCGGTCTTCGACGGCGGGGTGCTCGCGCCCCACGCCGAGCTGAGCCAGGCGACCGTGCGCTGGGGCCTCACCTACGACGACTACATCGGCGAGCACGAGCGGCTACGCCTCGGGGACGCCATGTGGTCGCGCCGAGCCCGCCGCGTCGTGGAGGCCCTGCGGCCCATGTACCTGTGGGACCGCCTCTACCTCGGCGGCGGCAACTCGCGCCGGATCAGCCCGCAGGTCTCCACCCGCCTCGGCGATGACGTCGTCATCGTCCCCAACAGCGCGGGGATCGTCGGCGGAGTGCGCGCGTGGGAGCTGGCGGCGCGCTAG